Sequence from the Sciurus carolinensis chromosome 1, mSciCar1.2, whole genome shotgun sequence genome:
GCCCTGGCCTGACAGGTTGCATTCATTTGTCACCTCTTCCTGGCTCACCGTGTTCCTGTATTGGAGCACATTCGTATTTTTATCATCAGTATCTGGGTAAATAATGGAACCTAGAATCAAAGAGTGCAGAGCAAAGGTCACCAATTCTGGCCTATCTTTCAAAATCTACAACAGTGTACAGGAATCCCCACGGTTGCTCTGACTACAGGACGTTCATTATTTAGGACAGCTTCTGTGCGAACGAAAGGAAAGCACAACTCACGCTGGCTTCCGCCATAAAGggaatttattgatttatttaatgaCGAAGTCCAGGAATAGACTTACAGGTCAGGCCTGTTCTTGAGGCTCGGCCATGGGCCCAAGCTCCTTTATGGTTCTCCCTCTGCATTCTTCTCCGGCGGAGAGGAACCCCCTTTAAGGTGGGAGTCATTAATGTAGTTATgtcttttcccttcattcccagTTAAAATCCTGAAATCCATTCAGAGTAGACCATGTTGagccatatgtaacaaaaaataaaaaatagaaaatccacGAATTGACTTACCAGAAAAAGCTTCATCACCCATAGTAACAAAGGGAGCTTTTTCTGAGAACTAAGTGACTGAATAAATAGTATGACTaggttgcattttattttattttttatttatgtgtatggtttgggcattgaacccagcagtgctctacctctgagctgcatccccagcccttttttattttttcttttggactctccaagttgcagaggttggtcttgaatttgcaatcctcctgcctcagcctcctaaattgctgggatttcaggcatgtctCCCATGAGTAGCTCCAGGTTGCATTTTAGATAGTACCTGGCTAAGGAATGGATATAGGTTTTGAAGTACATGAAGCGTAAACAAtttggtggggaggaggaggtacACTTCAGGAAAAAGAATGCACAAAATTAGCATCAAATGTCAATatttagaacaacaaaaaaagaatttttaaaaattttgggggggctcaggctgtggctcagtgttagagaacttgcctggtacgtgtgaggcactaggttccatcctcagcaccacataaaaataaataaataaaataaagttactgtgttcatctacaactaaaaatatttaaaaaaataaaattggggggACTGGgattgtgctcagtggtagagcattcacctagcatgtgtgagtgaggcactgggtttgattctcagcaccccatataaacaaataaaaagaaagttccctcaacaactaaaatatattagaaaaaaaattttttttgtagtgctagggatggaacccaggtcctggACTgtggctaggcaagtgctctactgctgagctaacCCCAGCTCCACTGAGCTAATCTTTTCTCTTGCATGGTTGACTAAACTTTAGTTTTAATTATTGATAGATTAAGAAAGCCTCTCCCAGCTTCACAGTTCCATTTATTGGACTGAAATGATTCTTTTCTTCCCATATAATTTATGCTTCTGAAATTTCTCCTAGGCACATCTGGACACCTTCTTATAAAAACCAGTCTTGGCAGAGAATCCTATTAGGTCTATTTAGCAAGACCTCTCCCTTGATATCTGATGGGGTTCCTCGTCCACCACCCTTCTCCTGGGGGTTCCTAATTACCTTGGCCTGTCTTCAGCAAGAATCCTGGGAGGTCAGCTTATCCAGAAGCCCTTCACCCCTGATGTTCCCTCTAAAGGATTGTCCATCCACAGAGCCCACCTGCTCCTTGGCTTGCTTGCCCACGCTGTGCTTGGAGGGGAgccccatctctctcctccaccGCAAAATCCTACCACAGGGGGGCCCTCTACCTGCCAGAATCCTCAAACGCCTttcttatcattctttttttttttttcttttaagttgttgatggacctttgttttattcatttttttatatgtggcgctaagaatcgaacccgctgcctcacaagtgcaagggaagtgctctaccactgagccacaacctcagccccttatCATTCTTTAACAAGTGtcattgaaaaatgttttctttaagttAGTACCTGTATATTTGAGGgactgttttcaaaatttatgaatattctaaaaattttcaGAGATGACCTGTAAGATTTCAGGGCACttcttcaagttttctaaggctcTGATGAATGGTAATGCTCGGAATCAATGACATGCATTAGCCGATTTGGATTTGCTGTCACCATGGTattatatgatttataatattataaatattattacttattttaattcCACCAATGTCTGTATTTTATGTAAGTTAACcataaatttaaatcttttgctTCACTCCCTTTTGTTACTTGAATTatcaaacaattcaaaaacttaTTCACTACAACTATTCATTATAAATCATTGTTTTTGATCTGACCTAAAGAAGTTTCCTTGGTTAAAATTCACTTCTCAATGtcagaataatatatatatatatatatttttaaatttatttttattgtaaacaaatgggatacatgttgtttctgtttgtacatggagtaacagcataccatttatgtaatcatacatttacatagggtaatgatgtttgattcattttgttattttttccttcccccccacccccccacccctcttttccctctatacagtccctccttcctccattcttgcccccctctcaccccccattatgtgtcatcatccacttatcagtgagatcattcgtctttcagatttttgagattggcttatctcacttagcatgatattctccaatttcatccatttgcctgcaaatgccaaaattttattattctttttagctgagtaatattccattgtatatatatatatataccacagtttctttatccattcatcaatcgaaggacatctaggttggttccacagtcgggctattgtgaattgagcagctatgaacattgatgtggctgtatctctgtagtatactgattttaagtcctttgggtataggccgaggagtgggatagctgggtcaaatggtgggtccattccaagttttctaagtaatctccatactgttttccagagtggctgcactaatttgcagccccaccagcaatgtatgagtgtccctttttccccacatcctctccaacacctattgttgcttgtagaataatatatttttaaatcaccattttaaaaattatttattttaaattttttttgttcttttgttggtAACAGGGATTAAATCTACTGGTGCccaaccactgtgccacatcttcaaccccctctcttttttttaatgttttattttaagacagggtctcactgagttgcttaggactttgctaaattgctgaggctggctttgaacttgcaaacctctggtctcagtctcctgagttgttaggattacagatatgcactaCCAAGCCCGGccctagttttgttttgtattctcaGAATTCAGTAACAGTTTATGGTGAACCTCTGCAAATCTGTGCTGAATTGAATTTAACCTAAAcaattttgatagaaatttttctaaatgttacctatacttttttttggggggggggggcgggtaccaggaattgaacccaggtgcactgtaccactgagttacatcccaagccctttttattttcagacagggtcttactaagttgccaagactggccttgaacttgcaatcttcctgcctcagcctcccgagttgctggggttacaggtgtgcaccaccagtaccatcttacattttcaaatgacaaaacaactcttcacatattttattttctcaattattcttttttaaaagtattttttagttgtcagtgaactttatttatttattttatttatttatatgtggtgctgaggatcaaacccagtgcctcacacatgcgaggcaagcgctctaccactgagccacaaccacagctcATTGTTTTCTCAATTATTCTACTGAATAATTTTGACATGTCTTTCCAAACATTAGGTAAAGTTGCAAAGTTTGTCAACCTAAGATAGTAACAGAGAGAGCCAGATACTCCAAAGAATTATTCAGGAAGAGCAAGGGATTGTGACCTGGGACAGGCATTCCTTGGTGAACCATAGGTGCATCTGAGGAGGTTGAAGCATGGGGAAGCTTCTAAAGATAAAAGGGGGATGTCTGCATAAGCtggggtttattttttgttgtttgtttgtttgcttttagttttcagtggacttttattttattcacttatttatatgcagtgctgaggatcaagcccagggcctcatacatgccaggcaagtgctctaccactgagccacagccccagcccagcataAGTTGTTTGGAAATAAAGAACATTGTTgcaggagacttttttttttttctgtctttcaaatAGTGggaatcaaacacagggcctcatgtatTAGGCCAGGgctgcaccactgagctgtatcctaaACTCCTAGAATACTGCATTTTTAGGGAATTCCTTGGGTGGTTCTCATCATGGGCCTCCATGCAGGGATTCCTTGTGATAGGTCTTCTTACCGCCCTGTGTGCATTTGGCAGGCTCCTTCTTCATGACCTTCTGGCTCCATTGTGTTACAGTTTGACATTAGTGACTCCATTTGGACATCAGTTACTGCCACAAgtataacaaaaaatatatctatttgggctgggggtatagttcagtgggagagctcttgcctagcatgtgcaaggccctctgattgacccccagcactgcaaattaattaattaattaacaataGAAGCTGGACTTGGGAGCACAATTCCTGTCACTGGCTACTCAGGATGTTACCAAACCCAAGCCTGTCTGCTCACCACTCAAAACCAATATACAGGAGATGAGAGTTGGTAGGAAGGAATTCAGATTTATTCAAGCTTAAGTGACCTGAGAAGATGGGAGAGGGTCATCTTGGGAAACCCAGGTAcaggaaagtttttgttttttgttttttagttgtagatggacacaataactttttaaaatatatttatttttctgtggtgcagaggatccaacccagtgcctcgcatgtgctaggcaagcactctgccactgagccacaaccccagcccctggttcGTGTAACTCTTTAGACATTAATTTTCTGCAAACTAAGCATCATCTAACGTATTCTGATATAATCCAAAGGTCAGCAAGTGTTCTGGGTTTTGTAAATCAAAACAAAGACTATTTGACAGTTAACATCTTGATCATTtaagtgtgacttttttttttttcttttttctttttttaaatctagaatgCTGagcaaaaggaagggaaaaatctCTGCAAAGGTCAATTCATAAAGGATTAGCCACCAGGACAAGGGGATTCAGGTGGGACcatcacttgagcccaggggttCAACACCTTCTCAAATAAATacgataaataaaaatgaatgtaattgGTTTTTGTCCCTGATTTTGGCACCGAGCTCTTGGAATTTCCTGAGCCATTGAAGTGTCTTTCATTATTCATACTAAGCCCCTTTAGAACATACCAGTGTCAATGTTACTGAGATGATTCAGGATGGAAGCTGCTCATGAGAAAGACCAACATTCAATTAGAGGATGGAAACTCAGCCTCACCCTGACCTTCTGGAGGAAAGGGGGGCTGGAGATTGAgctttataaatattctttttttttttttttttttttttttttgcggtactggggatcttACTCAGgggaactcaggggaactcaggggaactcagggtcttgtgcttgcaaggcaagcactctaccagctgagctatctccccagcccgttttatAAACATTCTTGAACATGGGGTTTAGAGAGTTTCTAGATCAGTGAGCACATCTAAGTGTAGGGGGACGATGCCAGCTGGAGAGGGCAGGGAAACTCAGCGCCCCGACCCAAACCTTGTTCTGTGCATGTCATTTGACAGTGCCTGAGCTCTATCTTTGGTCATTAACCATCAAACTTAAGCAAAGTGTTTTCCCGAGTTCTGCAAGTTATTCTACCAAATACTGAACCTAAGGGGGAGAACCCCTGAACTTATAGTTGACTGGACAGAACTGTAGGTAGTCTGGAACCTCTTACCAAAAGCTAAGTTCCTGTCCCTgttgccaatccaataatgaagacaaggttttgagaaaaaggaaaaagtttttattgctttgttagcaaaggagaaacacaggggactcctgtcccagaggctgtgattctccccatcaaTGGGGGCAgggggttttatttttattattttattttattttatttttaattttttgctgttgtagatggacatgagacctttattttatttattttcatgtggggccgaggatcaaacccagtgcctcacacatgctaggaaagcgctctactactgagccacagccacagcccagcAGGGGGGTTTTAAAGAGGTGATCCAAAGGAATCTGTTTCCTGAAATTAGAGAGGGGAGATTAGGAAAGAGGGGATCAGGGagaagaagatcagggaggagaggaTCAGAGAGGTGAAAAAAACAGGTCAGTTTTAGTAGCAAAGCCCATATTGAAAGTATGAAGCGAATCACAGCTACACACCCAGTTTGCAGTTGGAATCTGAAGGGAGAGTAGACTTGAGGGACTGTCACCTTAAGGGGTACTGAGGAGGTCTCTCCAGAGGCAGAAAAGACCTGTACTTGGAACTTCAAGGCTCTTAACACATTGCACAAAAGAATTTAAGGATATGTCAGGTTTTAGCAAAGAGgaagaattttaatagaaaaatcacaGGTGAAGGTGGatacagtgacacacacctgtaatcccagcaactagagaggctgaggccggaggattgtgagttcaaagccagcctcagcaacttagcaaggccctaagcaactcagtgagaccctatcactaaataaaatattttaaaaggggctggggatgtggctcagtggttaagcactggattcaattcccagtacaaaataacaataataataataataataatactgacaGGTGAAGATGTACATTCTCAGAGCAGAAGTGTGCTATCTCCAGAGtgagacatgatttttttttttttttttttcactctttgctttcttctgaggtgctggggattcaaatcTGGTCCCGTGCACACACTTGGTGAGCGCTCTACAGGGTGAGCTATTCGCCCACTTCTAagacatgcttttttaaaaaaagatctttttagttgtagatggacaaatacctttatttaaattttatttatatgtggtgctgaggattgaacccagtacctcacacgtgctaggtgaatgctctatcactgagccacaactccagcccctgaggTCTCCTTCCACAGGAAACTTTttggattggggatgtggttaatggtagagtacttgcctgacATGCATGAAGCCTTGGGTTGGTCCCTAGCATCAcacgaaaataaataaataacaataataagggAAACTTTGTGAGGCGTTGGCATGAGGAGCCTGGTGAACTTGGCTCTGTGATCCTGGCTCACAGGatgttcatggtcacttggtctTCCCCAGGATCTTCAGGTTGATAttgtctcctttatttgacagatTTGCACATTAATAGTGTACACAATTTTAATCAAAAGAAGGCGATTTTCATAGATGAGTGAATTAACAATAACTCTAAGGTTTGTAGATTTCTCCAAAAAGTGGGAGTCACAGGCCTGGAGGAAAAACAGGTCTGAGGAGGAAGTCCTAACCTTGAAGCTTTTAGATTTAAAGCTACAGTCTCTTTTCCCTCCCCGTGTCTCTTTTTTGACTATCTTTGTTTCTTCTACCCTGAGTCCTTTAACTTGAGGGATGTGATGCTCACTCAGGATAAACTGTAGTAATTGAATTAAGTTGCTGGACGCACAGTTGGTGTCTGAAGATCGGAGAATCGGTAGTTAGTGTGGAAAAAGCTGCACTTGTGGTGTCAGAAAGATCCTCAGAGCACCATATTCCTAGCTCAGCTTCCCCCAAATGCCCTTGATTACTCCACACAACAGGGGTAGAAAGAGACAACCATCTTGACtgctcttaattttaaaaagctaaggTGGGCCGCGCCGCGTGCAGAGGTACACACccttaatcccagagactctggaagCTAAAGCATGAGGATCAACACGGCTGAACTTTAGAGATTtctgctaagtgaagtaagccagacacaaaaggacgaATACTGTGTGATTTCACTTAGCCGAGACACCTAGAGTGGCCGCATTAATAGAAGCAACCAGTAGAATGGTGATTCTGGGACCTGGGGGAAAGGAACCCCGGAAATCATGTTTAATAGAGTCAGAATTTCTGTCTGGAAAGATGAAACCCTTCTGAGATGATGGCGACTGCGCAGCATGTGACTGTACTTGCCAGGACAGGCCTGTCTTCTTTAGGATGATTAAGGTGGTGAATTTAGGATTTGTTCGGTGGTGCTGGGGCTCCATCCCAAGTCCTCATGCGTgtaggcaagagctccaccacaGAACCGCAGCCCCGGACCGTAGTATATGTATTTTTACCACAATTTCAAAagtacaaaaactaaaaatagccaggtgtggcggtgcatgcaggaggctgaggcaggagcatcgcaaGTCAGAGGCCAGCCCggggaacttagcaagatcctgtctcaaaatagaaagtaaaaagggctggggatgcaaccaGTGGCAGAggaccccagggttcaatccccagtacaaaaagcaaaaacaaaaacaaaaacaaaaacaaaaaaaaaaaaaaaaaagaacgctCCCTCCTGCCCCGGGGGTTCGTTCCCACACAGGGTCCCTGGTCACCCTCTGCTAGCAGCGATGGCTCTGGGAGGCCCCTGGCCTCGGCTGGCTCGGCAGCCCCTCCCCGGGTCTGGGGCACGGACTTCTCCCGGGGTCCCTTCCAGAcgccctcctctgtccccaggcaggCAGAGCCGGCGTCTTATTTCATACTTTTCCCCGCCGCCCCCAGTCATTGCGTCTCTCCAGGACGCGAGGGCGCGCAGCTGGCCCAGCCCTAACTTAGGGACCGAAGTAGCCCCGGGGTCCCTGCTGCGCAGAACGCGGCGCCCGCCGCCCCCCGCCCAGATCCCGCGCAGCCGCGAGTGCTCCCTCCGCCCTGCAGAACCCGAGCTCAGGCGTCCCGGAAGCTGCGCGCCCGCCTTGACCTTGGAGTGGAGGGAGAGGCTGCTGCAGTTACAAAGCCACGTTTTTCTGCTTCATTTCCAGCACtcataaacctttaaaaaaaaatgcctaattCGACCTCCAACATcgcaaaaacaaaaaggaaatttaatttaattaaagaacaaaaataaatttaaaatgcctgAAAGCAAGAGCTGTGTGCAGGGAAGGATGAAGGCTGAAATCATAACAAGCCTCTCCTTTGTGGTGTGGGCTGCTGGGATgcgggccttttttttttttttttttttttttttttaaataaagaaacgGTTTGGTcaggcgcatgcctgtaatcccagtgatcccagtggctttggaggctgaagcaggaagaccacaagtccaaggtcagtctcagcaatttagcgagggcttaagcaacttaaagagatcctgtctcaaaatgaaaaataaaaagggctggggatgtggttcagtggttaagcacagctgggttcagtccttggtacaaaaagaaaaaaattcctatttgGTTATTTCCAGGGATAGGGTGCAAGGtttaggctgggcacagtggtgcacacctgtgatctcagcctcttaggagtctgaagcaggaggatcagaagtttgagatCAGTCCCCCAccaacttggggagaccctgtcttgaataaaaagggctggggatctagctcagtggtagagcgctccagggttcaatacccagtacctgaaataaacaatattttgaagCTTAGGCTTCAGGGACTTGCACCCTATTGCCCTGTTCTGCCCATTGTGACCCTAAATCTTTACTTGGTTCTATGGCTGACTCATTCCTCCATATCTTTAGTGTTGTGAACTGAATTTTGTGCCCCTAAACCCATAGATCGAAGCCGTAACATCCAGCGCGCACCACTGGCGGGTGCCTTGTGCACCAAGACAGCTTTCAAGTACTTCTTAAAATAATAGGCCTTGCCAACTTTAAAAGAACAATATCAGAGTCACTTTGAGAGGTTTATTGAAGCCGAACAGCTTTCCCATGATCCAAATCACTTCTGGTGTACAGGCTGTGTGCTGTCTCTCCAGCAGCCACAAGGTCCCTTCCTAGGCCAGATGAACCTCCATTCACTCTGCAGTGTCACTGCAGCATTGAGCTGCAGCTGTAGGAGGGCTCTGCTGCTGAGTACAGTCAGGCTCTCTGGAAAGTCTGTTTGCACACTTGACCTTCACAGAACATTTCCTGAgacagggaagaagggaagaagaagagaagtaGTTGGCATACAGTCTGTTTTGACTCTCAACACTTCTGACACCAAATAAGCAGGGTTCTTTCCTCCTGACACCAAATGTGTGGCGTCTTTCCAACCCTACTTCTTCACTCTTGGACACCACCTACATGTTCAACAATCCAGTTCAGTTCTGATGCTAACTCCCACAGTCAGCACAGACCCCACAAGTTAAGGGCTCAGTCTGGCAGGACTGCCCCCACTTCAGACCTGAGTTCAGGGCCACCTGTGCTTCTAGCTGACCAGCTCTGAGCTGGGGATTCCCATGATCCCCTCCTCTGGTTCAATACTTGGGTAAaatggctcacagaactcagaagaGTGCTTTACTTGTGATTATGTGTTTGTGATAAAGGATGCAACTCAGGAACAGCCAGGTGGAAGAGATGCATAAAACATGCATGGGTGAGGGGCCAGAGCTTCCTTCCCCTCTTCAGGGGTACCTGGAGGTGGTCTTTAAATAGCACATGTGGCTGTCAGTTTGGTTATTTGTGACAACAATACAGGGTGTGTGGGTTCTACTGTTACCCCACTTGTTGAGAGACTTTGGACAAATCACTTTAATCTGTCTAAATCTCCCTGCCTATTGGTTAGGGAGATTAACTTTTTGAGACCTTAGAAAgcctaattaacatttataaagcTATTTGAGAGTCCCTTGAAACTTGCCTAGAAGGtctatataaatgttaataaCAGTAAAGTTAACAAAAGTGATCAATGTGGAGTGTGAAACTTAGTAAgcttaatattttgaattaaactgAGTAAGCTTAACATTTTGAATTCATATTCTCTGGAGTGTTTTTGATTTAAAAGGACAAAATGATCTTGGTTATGACCACTAAATATGTTCCATAAGTATATGGTTAATTCAATGTAACAATGTAGAGACCTGGAAAAggtttctattaaataaaaaggCAGAATATTCTGGTAGAGAAGGAAGGtaatttgtaaattcaaaaaCAGTttagttgggctggggagatagctcagtcggtagagtgcttgccttgcaagcacaaggccctgggttcgtatccccagcaccccaaaaaaaaaaaaaaaaaaaaaaaaaaacagtttagtTGGGAGAGTAGGATTACCAGTCAAGGCTTCCTGTTTAACATTTCCTTTAATATTGCATCATTTCATTAAAACTATGGGCAAAATATGGGAGATACCAGGTGAAGCTTGTCTCCTTCGATCCAATGGGTCCAACCTCGGttcttcttctcccccttctGCACACAAGTGAGTTTGTCATTATCCCAGGTAACCAAGCTCTGtgtgagagaggaaagaaaatgttggtTTGTTCTGGCAGGATCCTCAAATATTACTAAGTAGACTGTGCGCCACATTAACCTTGCAAAATCAAGAGTCTATATTATTACTTTAACTttgaccttgttttttttttttttttgaggagggcTGCTagaggtcaaacccagggcctcagccaTGCTAAGCAggccctctacaactgagctgcaCCCACAGCTACTTACCTTGCATCTTCTGTTATCCAGTCCTTTGTTATCTTCATCAAATTCTTCTCCGACTCTGAATTTGACAAGGTAGTTCCTTAGGCTACTGAATGTATGGATGGTAAAGGAGTCCCCATTTTGTTCAATCACTTTCTGTGGCTTTAGCAATTTGGCTATCTTACGAGTGGCAAAGTCAATACCTGAaaaatatgtttgtttgtttttttaaagtctgaacATTTGCGTGAGAtgcaaaaaataagaatttggtAGCAGTCTCCCAAATTGTTGCCTATAATTGTTAGAGTGTCTTTTACAACTTCAATGTCTTCTTCTGCCAAAAATGATCTATAGGGAAAGCGACCACAGACTCAGGAGAAAAGTTTGAAGGACTTTCAGGAGGGTCATTAGTCAGGCTGTGTCTTAGGTAATCTGAGGTTGGATGTGGCAGAAGCAGTTCTGTGAATCTCACCAGGAGCTCTCAAGGGGACAAGGAAACCAAGGGTATAGGGCTCAGGCCCCCAACTagcctcaatcccaacaattgtGTCCTCTgctccatgtatttatttattttaaatatttttttagttgtcaatggacctttatttatttatttgtgtatatgtggtgctggggatcgaacccagcgcctcacacatgccaggcaagtgctctaccactgagccccagccccagcccctgctctgtGTATTTAATACTTCAAATTAAGACAGCACTAGAGTCGGGATATCACTCCGTGGTTGGTCCCTTGCCTAGCATAtttgagactctgggttcagGCCCCAGCACGGAAGGTGTTGGAGggattcagtggcagagcacatgcgCAAGGGCCAAGGTTCAATCTTCACGccaaacagatgaagaaacaaaacaaatacaaacctGCTGCACTCATGTATGTAGtgcacagtgtcacatgcctgtaataccagtgactcaggaggctgaggcaggaggaatgcaaattcaaggtcaacctctgcaacttagtgagactttgacCCAGAGTTCGACCCAGTGAGATGGGAGCCATGGATTGTTTAGAGTAGTTGACATGATCTAAGTGGCTGGCAACCACAACTCAGATGCCTAGTCCTATCTTGGACATTGCCATGAGCCAAAGTCACATGGTTCTCTCCCGTGGGAATTACCCTATAATGTAAAAGAAAGTCCCAAGAATCATTTCAGAGACAAGTGCCCTGTTGTAGGTAGTTTGATCTGAGGGTGGATCCCACTTCCATGTGTTTCTatctagcactctaccaactgagctatctccccagccctttaagcGAGGCTTCTTTGGCAACTTATTAACCTCATTCATTTCTGTGCATGATGAGTATAAATAAATGTccttgaaaaatactttttgtttttcttgggttttttgcttatatttttttccctagaacTCCAGCTTTTAGCTTGAGATGCAAATGATCCAGATTTATTTGTTTCAATCATGTTTAGGCATTGAGAGTGAACCCTTAAAATATTTATCCTATTACTAATACAatcaagccaaattaaaaatatctattgcTGACTTTCATTC
This genomic interval carries:
- the Rbp7 gene encoding retinoid-binding protein 7 isoform X2; its protein translation is MLLPCYGDARSPQAGLVGIDFATRKIAKLLKPQKVIEQNGDSFTIHTFSSLRNYLVKFRVGEEFDEDNKGLDNRRCKSLVTWDNDKLTCVQKGEKKNRGWTHWIEGDKLHLEMFCEGQVCKQTFQRA
- the Rbp7 gene encoding retinoid-binding protein 7 isoform X1; translation: MPADLSGTWNLLSSDNFEGYMLALGIDFATRKIAKLLKPQKVIEQNGDSFTIHTFSSLRNYLVKFRVGEEFDEDNKGLDNRRCKSLVTWDNDKLTCVQKGEKKNRGWTHWIEGDKLHLEMFCEGQVCKQTFQRA